In a genomic window of Gossypium arboreum isolate Shixiya-1 chromosome 9, ASM2569848v2, whole genome shotgun sequence:
- the LOC108453205 gene encoding nuclear poly(A) polymerase 1 isoform X2 — protein sequence MGSPGLGTGNSGQRLGITEPISLGGPTEYDVIKTRELEKYLQNVGLYESQEEAVSREEVLGRLDQIVKNWVKAISRAKGLNEQLVQEANAKIFTFGSYRLGVHGPGADIDTLCVGPRHATREEDFFGELHKMLSEMPEVSELHPVPDAHVPIMKFKFKGVSIDLLYAKLSLWVIPEDLDISQDSILQNTDDQTVRSLNGCRVTDQILRLVPNIQNFRTTLRCMRFWAKRRGVYSNVAGFLGGINWALLVARICQLYPNALPNMLVSRFFRVYTQWRWPNPVMLCAIKEGSLGLQVWDPRKNPKDRYHLMPIITPAYPSMNSSYNVSSSTLRIMTDEFQRGSEICECLQAMEANKADWDALFEAYAFFEAYKNYLQIDISAENDDDLRNWKGWVESRLRQLTLKIERHTYNMLQCHPHPGDFQDNSRPFHCSYFMGLQRKQGVPVNEGEQFDIRLTVEEFKHSVNTYTLWKPGMEIRVSHVKRRSIPSFVFPGGVRPSRPSKATWDSRRASDAKVSGHAGSDKSGEVKGAADGQVDGKKRKRADDNADTQLKNSKYITAVPSSSAEVQVGSPGGTVTPCSLKGDNVDATGLVEPTRGKDESNMTNGSKNSSTEELSSLNSEVDGSLRYIPPHKGLHVTTDASSSKEAEKLAIEQIMSGPYVSDQAFPEEPEELEDDLEFRNQVVSVGNTNNGSQQAPVSDAAGAAPIISSNGAGPSISLHASGSIEELEPAELTAMTSIPVAPVVQKKPLIRLNFTSLGKASEKSG from the exons atggggAGTCCTGGATTGGGAACTGGAAACAGTGGGCAAAGGTTAGGCATCACGGAACCTATTTCGTTGGGAGGACCGACTGAATATGATGTGATCAAAACCCGAGAGCTTGAGAAG TATTTGCAAAATGTGGGATTGTACGAGAGTCAAGAGGAGGCTGTTAGTCGAGAGGAAGTATTGGGGAGGCTTGATCAG ATTGTGAAGAATTGGGTTAAGGCAATTAGCCGTGCTAAAGGTTTGAATGAGCAATTGGTTCAAGAAGCAAATGCTAAGATATTCACTTTTGGTTCTTATCGGCTAGGG GTACATGGTCCTGGTGCAGATATAGATACCCTTTGTGTGGGACCTAGACATGCGACACGAGAA GAGGATTTCTTTGGTGAACTACACAAGATGCTATCAGAGATGCCTGAAGTGTCGGAATTGCACCCTGTGCCTGATGCTCATGTCCCGATCATGAAATTCAAATTCAAAGGAGTTTCCATAGATCTTCTCTATGCAAAACTTTCACTTTGGGTTATTCCTGAA GACTTGGATATTTCGCAAGATTCTATATTACAAAATACAGATGACCAGACAGTTCGTAGTCTTAATGGTTGCAGAGTCACTGACCAAATTTTACGGTTGGTTCCAAATATTCAG AACTTCCGTACAACTTTGAGATGCATGAGATTTTGGGCAAAACGTCGTGGTGTTTATTCTAAT GTTGCTGGTTTTCTTGGTGGTATAAACTGGGCTTTGCTTGTTGCTCGTATATGTCAGCTATACCCTAATGCTTTGCCCAATATGTTAGTTTCTCGATTTTTTAGGGTGTATACCCAGTGGCGATGGCCAAACCCTGTCATGCTTTGTGCAATCAAGGAAGGATCTCTTGGTCTTCAAGTTTGGGATCCTCGAAAAAATCCTAAAGATAGATATCATTTGATGCCAATAATTACTCCTGCTTATCCTTCTATGAACTCTAGCTACAACGTGTCATCAAGTACTTTGCGAATCATGACAGATGAATTTCAGAGGGGTAGTGAAATTTGTGAG TGCTTGCAGGCTATGGAGGCAAACAAAGCTGACTGGGATGCCCTTTTTGAGGCTTATGCCTTCTTTGAAGCATACAAGAATTATCTACAAATAGATATCTCTGCTGAAAATGATGATGATTTAAGAAATTGGAAAGGCTGGGTTGAGTCCCGTCTCCGTCAACTCACATTGAAG ATTGAAAGGCACACATATAACATGCTTCAATGCCACCCACATCCTGGCGATTTTCAAGACAATTCTAGGCCCTTCCATTGCAGTTACTTTATGGGCTTGCAACGCAAACAAGGAGTTCCAGTAAATGAAGGCGAACAATTTGATATAAGGTTAACTGTCGAGGAGTTTAAACACTCTGTTAATACGTACACTTTATGGAAGCCTGGAATGGAAATCCGTGTATCTCATGTAAAACGTAGGAGCATACCTAGCTTTGTATTTCCTGGTGGTGTCCGTCCTTCCCGTCCATCTAAAGCAACCTGGGATAGTAGGAGGGCATCAGATGCAAAAGTTTCTGGTCATGCTGGTTCAGACAAGTCTGGTGAAGTTAAAGGAGCTGCAGATGGACAGGTTGATGGAAAGAAGAGGAAGAGGGCAGATGACAATGCAGATACTCAATTGAAAAACAGCAAATATATCACTGCTGTGCCTTCTTCTAGTGCAGAAGTTCAGGTGGGTAGTCCTGGGGGTACTGTGACTCCTTGTTCCTTGAAGGGTGACAATGTAGATGCAACAGGATTGGTTGAACCAACAAGGGGAAAAGATGAGAGCAATATGACAAATGGCTCAAAAAATTCAAGTACGGAAGAACTTTCTTCCCTTAACAGTGAGGTTGATGGATCACTTAGATATATTCCTCCACATAAGGGTTTGCATGTGACCACTGATGCATCAAGCTCTAAAGAGGCAGAGAAGTTGGCTATTGAGCAGATAATGTCTGGTCCATATGTCTCCGACCAAGCTTTTCCAGAGGAACCTGAAGAGCTTGAAGATGATTTAGAATTTAGGAACCAGGTTGTATCTGTGGGGAACACTAACAATGGCTCTCAGCAGGCTCCAGTGTCAGATGCAGCAGGAGCTGCACCGATAATATCAAGCAATGGAGCTGGTCCTTCCATCAGTTTACATGCTAGTGGGAGTATAGAGGAGTTAGAG CCTGCGGAACTTACTGCAATGACATCAATCCCTGTTGCACCTGTGGTCCAGAAGAAGCCGCTAATAAG ATTGAACTTCACGTCCTTGGGTAAGGCTTCGGAGAAAAGTGGGTAA
- the LOC108453205 gene encoding nuclear poly(A) polymerase 1 isoform X3: MGSPGLGTGNSGQRLGITEPISLGGPTEYDVIKTRELEKYLQNVGLYESQEEAVSREEVLGRLDQIVKNWVKAISRAKGLNEQLVQEANAKIFTFGSYRLGVHGPGADIDTLCVGPRHATREEDFFGELHKMLSEMPEVSELHPVPDAHVPIMKFKFKGVSIDLLYAKLSLWVIPEDLDISQDSILQNTDDQTVRSLNGCRVTDQILRLVPNIQNFRTTLRCMRFWAKRRGVYSNVAGFLGGINWALLVARICQLYPNALPNMLVSRFFRVYTQWRWPNPVMLCAIKEGSLGLQVWDPRKNPKDRYHLMPIITPAYPSMNSSYNVSSSTLRIMTDEFQRGSEICEAMEANKADWDALFEAYAFFEAYKNYLQIDISAENDDDLRNWKGWVESRLRQLTLKIERHTYNMLQCHPHPGDFQDNSRPFHCSYFMGLQRKQGVPVNEGEQFDIRLTVEEFKHSVNTYTLWKPGMEIRVSHVKRRSIPSFVFPGGVRPSRPSKATWDSRRASDAKVSGHAGSDKSGEVKGAADGQVDGKKRKRADDNADTQLKNSKYITAVPSSSAEVQVGSPGGTVTPCSLKGDNVDATGLVEPTRGKDESNMTNGSKNSSTEELSSLNSEVDGSLRYIPPHKGLHVTTDASSSKEAEKLAIEQIMSGPYVSDQAFPEEPEELEDDLEFRNQVVSVGNTNNGSQQAPVSDAAGAAPIISSNGAGPSISLHASGSIEELEPAELTAMTSIPVAPVVQKKPLIRLNFTSLGKASEKSG, encoded by the exons atggggAGTCCTGGATTGGGAACTGGAAACAGTGGGCAAAGGTTAGGCATCACGGAACCTATTTCGTTGGGAGGACCGACTGAATATGATGTGATCAAAACCCGAGAGCTTGAGAAG TATTTGCAAAATGTGGGATTGTACGAGAGTCAAGAGGAGGCTGTTAGTCGAGAGGAAGTATTGGGGAGGCTTGATCAG ATTGTGAAGAATTGGGTTAAGGCAATTAGCCGTGCTAAAGGTTTGAATGAGCAATTGGTTCAAGAAGCAAATGCTAAGATATTCACTTTTGGTTCTTATCGGCTAGGG GTACATGGTCCTGGTGCAGATATAGATACCCTTTGTGTGGGACCTAGACATGCGACACGAGAA GAGGATTTCTTTGGTGAACTACACAAGATGCTATCAGAGATGCCTGAAGTGTCGGAATTGCACCCTGTGCCTGATGCTCATGTCCCGATCATGAAATTCAAATTCAAAGGAGTTTCCATAGATCTTCTCTATGCAAAACTTTCACTTTGGGTTATTCCTGAA GACTTGGATATTTCGCAAGATTCTATATTACAAAATACAGATGACCAGACAGTTCGTAGTCTTAATGGTTGCAGAGTCACTGACCAAATTTTACGGTTGGTTCCAAATATTCAG AACTTCCGTACAACTTTGAGATGCATGAGATTTTGGGCAAAACGTCGTGGTGTTTATTCTAAT GTTGCTGGTTTTCTTGGTGGTATAAACTGGGCTTTGCTTGTTGCTCGTATATGTCAGCTATACCCTAATGCTTTGCCCAATATGTTAGTTTCTCGATTTTTTAGGGTGTATACCCAGTGGCGATGGCCAAACCCTGTCATGCTTTGTGCAATCAAGGAAGGATCTCTTGGTCTTCAAGTTTGGGATCCTCGAAAAAATCCTAAAGATAGATATCATTTGATGCCAATAATTACTCCTGCTTATCCTTCTATGAACTCTAGCTACAACGTGTCATCAAGTACTTTGCGAATCATGACAGATGAATTTCAGAGGGGTAGTGAAATTTGTGAG GCTATGGAGGCAAACAAAGCTGACTGGGATGCCCTTTTTGAGGCTTATGCCTTCTTTGAAGCATACAAGAATTATCTACAAATAGATATCTCTGCTGAAAATGATGATGATTTAAGAAATTGGAAAGGCTGGGTTGAGTCCCGTCTCCGTCAACTCACATTGAAG ATTGAAAGGCACACATATAACATGCTTCAATGCCACCCACATCCTGGCGATTTTCAAGACAATTCTAGGCCCTTCCATTGCAGTTACTTTATGGGCTTGCAACGCAAACAAGGAGTTCCAGTAAATGAAGGCGAACAATTTGATATAAGGTTAACTGTCGAGGAGTTTAAACACTCTGTTAATACGTACACTTTATGGAAGCCTGGAATGGAAATCCGTGTATCTCATGTAAAACGTAGGAGCATACCTAGCTTTGTATTTCCTGGTGGTGTCCGTCCTTCCCGTCCATCTAAAGCAACCTGGGATAGTAGGAGGGCATCAGATGCAAAAGTTTCTGGTCATGCTGGTTCAGACAAGTCTGGTGAAGTTAAAGGAGCTGCAGATGGACAGGTTGATGGAAAGAAGAGGAAGAGGGCAGATGACAATGCAGATACTCAATTGAAAAACAGCAAATATATCACTGCTGTGCCTTCTTCTAGTGCAGAAGTTCAGGTGGGTAGTCCTGGGGGTACTGTGACTCCTTGTTCCTTGAAGGGTGACAATGTAGATGCAACAGGATTGGTTGAACCAACAAGGGGAAAAGATGAGAGCAATATGACAAATGGCTCAAAAAATTCAAGTACGGAAGAACTTTCTTCCCTTAACAGTGAGGTTGATGGATCACTTAGATATATTCCTCCACATAAGGGTTTGCATGTGACCACTGATGCATCAAGCTCTAAAGAGGCAGAGAAGTTGGCTATTGAGCAGATAATGTCTGGTCCATATGTCTCCGACCAAGCTTTTCCAGAGGAACCTGAAGAGCTTGAAGATGATTTAGAATTTAGGAACCAGGTTGTATCTGTGGGGAACACTAACAATGGCTCTCAGCAGGCTCCAGTGTCAGATGCAGCAGGAGCTGCACCGATAATATCAAGCAATGGAGCTGGTCCTTCCATCAGTTTACATGCTAGTGGGAGTATAGAGGAGTTAGAG CCTGCGGAACTTACTGCAATGACATCAATCCCTGTTGCACCTGTGGTCCAGAAGAAGCCGCTAATAAG ATTGAACTTCACGTCCTTGGGTAAGGCTTCGGAGAAAAGTGGGTAA
- the LOC108453205 gene encoding nuclear poly(A) polymerase 1 isoform X1, translated as MGSPGLGTGNSGQRLGITEPISLGGPTEYDVIKTRELEKYLQNVGLYESQEEAVSREEVLGRLDQIVKNWVKAISRAKGLNEQLVQEANAKIFTFGSYRLGVHGPGADIDTLCVGPRHATREEDFFGELHKMLSEMPEVSELHPVPDAHVPIMKFKFKGVSIDLLYAKLSLWVIPEDLDISQDSILQNTDDQTVRSLNGCRVTDQILRLVPNIQVVATTLYSVHYICFFPPEILDFDYVLLLDLQNFRTTLRCMRFWAKRRGVYSNVAGFLGGINWALLVARICQLYPNALPNMLVSRFFRVYTQWRWPNPVMLCAIKEGSLGLQVWDPRKNPKDRYHLMPIITPAYPSMNSSYNVSSSTLRIMTDEFQRGSEICEAMEANKADWDALFEAYAFFEAYKNYLQIDISAENDDDLRNWKGWVESRLRQLTLKIERHTYNMLQCHPHPGDFQDNSRPFHCSYFMGLQRKQGVPVNEGEQFDIRLTVEEFKHSVNTYTLWKPGMEIRVSHVKRRSIPSFVFPGGVRPSRPSKATWDSRRASDAKVSGHAGSDKSGEVKGAADGQVDGKKRKRADDNADTQLKNSKYITAVPSSSAEVQVGSPGGTVTPCSLKGDNVDATGLVEPTRGKDESNMTNGSKNSSTEELSSLNSEVDGSLRYIPPHKGLHVTTDASSSKEAEKLAIEQIMSGPYVSDQAFPEEPEELEDDLEFRNQVVSVGNTNNGSQQAPVSDAAGAAPIISSNGAGPSISLHASGSIEELEPAELTAMTSIPVAPVVQKKPLIRLNFTSLGKASEKSG; from the exons atggggAGTCCTGGATTGGGAACTGGAAACAGTGGGCAAAGGTTAGGCATCACGGAACCTATTTCGTTGGGAGGACCGACTGAATATGATGTGATCAAAACCCGAGAGCTTGAGAAG TATTTGCAAAATGTGGGATTGTACGAGAGTCAAGAGGAGGCTGTTAGTCGAGAGGAAGTATTGGGGAGGCTTGATCAG ATTGTGAAGAATTGGGTTAAGGCAATTAGCCGTGCTAAAGGTTTGAATGAGCAATTGGTTCAAGAAGCAAATGCTAAGATATTCACTTTTGGTTCTTATCGGCTAGGG GTACATGGTCCTGGTGCAGATATAGATACCCTTTGTGTGGGACCTAGACATGCGACACGAGAA GAGGATTTCTTTGGTGAACTACACAAGATGCTATCAGAGATGCCTGAAGTGTCGGAATTGCACCCTGTGCCTGATGCTCATGTCCCGATCATGAAATTCAAATTCAAAGGAGTTTCCATAGATCTTCTCTATGCAAAACTTTCACTTTGGGTTATTCCTGAA GACTTGGATATTTCGCAAGATTCTATATTACAAAATACAGATGACCAGACAGTTCGTAGTCTTAATGGTTGCAGAGTCACTGACCAAATTTTACGGTTGGTTCCAAATATTCAGGTTGTGGCTACCACTTTATATAGTGTGCACTACATATGTTTTTTTCCTCCAGAGATTCTGGACTTTGATTATGTTCTGTTACTTGATCTGCAGAACTTCCGTACAACTTTGAGATGCATGAGATTTTGGGCAAAACGTCGTGGTGTTTATTCTAAT GTTGCTGGTTTTCTTGGTGGTATAAACTGGGCTTTGCTTGTTGCTCGTATATGTCAGCTATACCCTAATGCTTTGCCCAATATGTTAGTTTCTCGATTTTTTAGGGTGTATACCCAGTGGCGATGGCCAAACCCTGTCATGCTTTGTGCAATCAAGGAAGGATCTCTTGGTCTTCAAGTTTGGGATCCTCGAAAAAATCCTAAAGATAGATATCATTTGATGCCAATAATTACTCCTGCTTATCCTTCTATGAACTCTAGCTACAACGTGTCATCAAGTACTTTGCGAATCATGACAGATGAATTTCAGAGGGGTAGTGAAATTTGTGAG GCTATGGAGGCAAACAAAGCTGACTGGGATGCCCTTTTTGAGGCTTATGCCTTCTTTGAAGCATACAAGAATTATCTACAAATAGATATCTCTGCTGAAAATGATGATGATTTAAGAAATTGGAAAGGCTGGGTTGAGTCCCGTCTCCGTCAACTCACATTGAAG ATTGAAAGGCACACATATAACATGCTTCAATGCCACCCACATCCTGGCGATTTTCAAGACAATTCTAGGCCCTTCCATTGCAGTTACTTTATGGGCTTGCAACGCAAACAAGGAGTTCCAGTAAATGAAGGCGAACAATTTGATATAAGGTTAACTGTCGAGGAGTTTAAACACTCTGTTAATACGTACACTTTATGGAAGCCTGGAATGGAAATCCGTGTATCTCATGTAAAACGTAGGAGCATACCTAGCTTTGTATTTCCTGGTGGTGTCCGTCCTTCCCGTCCATCTAAAGCAACCTGGGATAGTAGGAGGGCATCAGATGCAAAAGTTTCTGGTCATGCTGGTTCAGACAAGTCTGGTGAAGTTAAAGGAGCTGCAGATGGACAGGTTGATGGAAAGAAGAGGAAGAGGGCAGATGACAATGCAGATACTCAATTGAAAAACAGCAAATATATCACTGCTGTGCCTTCTTCTAGTGCAGAAGTTCAGGTGGGTAGTCCTGGGGGTACTGTGACTCCTTGTTCCTTGAAGGGTGACAATGTAGATGCAACAGGATTGGTTGAACCAACAAGGGGAAAAGATGAGAGCAATATGACAAATGGCTCAAAAAATTCAAGTACGGAAGAACTTTCTTCCCTTAACAGTGAGGTTGATGGATCACTTAGATATATTCCTCCACATAAGGGTTTGCATGTGACCACTGATGCATCAAGCTCTAAAGAGGCAGAGAAGTTGGCTATTGAGCAGATAATGTCTGGTCCATATGTCTCCGACCAAGCTTTTCCAGAGGAACCTGAAGAGCTTGAAGATGATTTAGAATTTAGGAACCAGGTTGTATCTGTGGGGAACACTAACAATGGCTCTCAGCAGGCTCCAGTGTCAGATGCAGCAGGAGCTGCACCGATAATATCAAGCAATGGAGCTGGTCCTTCCATCAGTTTACATGCTAGTGGGAGTATAGAGGAGTTAGAG CCTGCGGAACTTACTGCAATGACATCAATCCCTGTTGCACCTGTGGTCCAGAAGAAGCCGCTAATAAG ATTGAACTTCACGTCCTTGGGTAAGGCTTCGGAGAAAAGTGGGTAA